A genomic stretch from Vulpes lagopus strain Blue_001 chromosome 11, ASM1834538v1, whole genome shotgun sequence includes:
- the FOSL1 gene encoding fos-related antigen 1, with translation MYGQLRQRGQTCRSGTPGPSPSLRKGGYRTVGGVEKFSADWQRAVRLGRWSREVSSAVENRPLLPPIQVVQPENFSFIKRKEEQVSQNPSSRRGPHRAASQGMFRDFGEPGPSSGAGGAYGGPAQTPTSGQQKFHLVPSINAVSGSQDLQWMVQPHFLGPSSYPRPLTYPQYSPPQPRPGVIRALGPPPGVRRRPCEQISPEEEERRRVRRERNKLAAAKCRNRRKELTDFLQAETDKLEDEKSGLQREIEELQKQKERLELVLEAHRPICKIPEGATESDTGGAGGPSSPPATSGPVPCISLSSGPVLEPEALHTPTLMTTPSLTPFTPSPVFTYPSTPEPCASAHRRSSSSSGDPSSDPLGSPTLLAL, from the exons ATGTATGGGCAACTACGTCAGAGGGGGCAGACCTGCCGCTCGGGGACGCCAGGTCCGTCCCCTTCCCTACGAAAAGGCGGCTACCGGACTGTGGGAGGCGTAGAGAAGTTCAGCGCGGACTGGCAGAGGGCGGTGCGTCTGGGGAGGTGGAGCCGCGAGGTGTCCAGCGCCGTTGAAAATCGCCCGCTCCTCCCCCCCATCCAAGTGGTTCAGCCCGAGAACTTttcattcataaaaagaaaagaggagcaaGTGAGTCAGAACCCAAGCAGCCGACGCGGACCCCACAGAGCAGCCAGCCAGGGCATGTTCCGAGACTTCGGGGAACCCGGACCGAGCTCCGGGGCCGGCGGTGCGTACGGCGGCCCGGCGCAGACCCCCACTTCAGGCCAGCAG AAGTTCCACCTCGTGCCAAGCATCAATGCTGTGAGTGGCAGCCAGGACCTGCAGTGGATGGTGCAACCCCACTTCCTGGGACCCAGCAGCTACCCCAGGCCTCTGACCTACCCCCAGTACAGCCCCCCACAGCCCCGGCCAGGAGTCATCCGGGCCCTAGGGCCACCTCCAGGGGTACGTCGCCGACCCTGTGAACAG ATCAGCCCCGAGGAGGAGGAGCGCCGTCGAGTGAGGCGCGAGCGGAACAAGCTGGCCGCGGCCAAGTGCAGGAACCGGAGGAAGGAACTGACCGACTTCCTGCAGGCG GAGACCGACAAACTGGAGGACGAAAAATCCGGTCTGCAGCGAGAGATTGAGGAGCTTCAGAAGCAGAAGGAGCGCCTGGAGCTCGTGCTTGAAGCCCACCGCCCCATCTGCAAAATCCCGGAAGGGGCCACGGAGAGCGACACTGGCGGCGCGGGCGGTCCTAGCAGCCCACCAGCCACCTCCGGCCCTGTACCTTGTATCTCTCTTTCCTCGGGGCCTGTGCTTGAACCCGAAGCATTGCACACCCCCACACTCATGACCACACCCTCCCTGACTCCTTTCACCCCTAGTCCGGTCTTCACTTACCCTAGCACCCCTGAGCCCTGCGCCTCAGCCCATCGCAGGAGCAGCAGTAGCAGCGGGGACCCATCCTCTGACCCTCTCGGCTCCCCCACCCTCCTTGCCTTATGA
- the CCDC85B gene encoding coiled-coil domain-containing protein 85B, with amino-acid sequence MEAEAGGLEELTDEEMAALGKEELVRRLRREEAARLAALVQRGRLMQEVNRQLQGHLGEIRELKQLNRRLQAENRELRDLCCFLDSERQRGRRAARQWQLFGTQASRAVREDLGGCWQKLAELEGRQEELLRENLALKELCLALGEEWGPRGGPGGAGGSSSGPTPELALPPCGPRDLGDGSSSTGSVGSPDQLPLACSPDD; translated from the coding sequence ATGGAGGCCGAGGCGGGCGGCCTGGAGGAGCTGACGGACGAGGAGATGGCGGCTCTAGGCAAGGAAGAGCTGGTGCGGCGCCTGCGGCGGGAGGAGGCGGCACGCCTGGCGGCTCTGGTGCAGCGCGGCCGCCTCATGCAGGAGGTGAATCGGCAGCTGCAGGGTCACCTGGGCGAGATCCGCGAGCTCAAGCAGCTCAACCGGCGCTTACAGGCGGAGAACCGCGAGCTGCGCGACCTCTGCTGCTTCCTGGACTCGGAGCGCCAGCGCGGGCGGCGCGCCGCGCGCCAGTGGCAGCTCTTCGGGACCCAAGCATCCCGAGCCGTGCGCGAGGACTTGGGCGGTTGTTGGCAGAAGCTGGCCGAGCTGGAGGGCCGCCAGGAGGAGCTGCTGCGGGAGAACCTGGCGCTTAAGGAGCTCTGCCTGGCTCTGGGTGAGGAGTGGGGCCCCCGGGGCGGCCCCGGCGGCGCTGGCGGCTCAAGCTCCGGGCCGACACCCGAGCTCGCCTTGCCCCCCTGCGGGCCCCGCGACCTGGGCGATGGAAGCTCCAGCACCGGCAGCGTGGGCAGTCCAGATCAGTTGCCCCTGGCCTGCTCCCCGGATGACTGA
- the LOC121472238 gene encoding acidic fibroblast growth factor intracellular-binding protein, which yields MTSELDIFVGNTTLIDEDVYRLWLDGYSVSDAVALRVRSGILEQTGATAAVLQSDTMDHYRTFHMLERLLHAPPKLLHQLIFQIPPSRQALLIERYYAFDEAFVREVLGKKLSKGTKKDLDDISTKTGITLKSCRRQFDNFKRVFKVVEEMRGSLVDNIQQHFLLSDRLARDYAAIVFFANNRFETGKKKLQYLSFGDFAFCAELMIQNWTLGAVDSQVDDMDVDLDKEFLQDLKELKMLVADKDLLDLHKSLVCTALRGKLGVFSEMEANFKNLSRGLVNVAAKLTHNKDVRDLFVDLVEKFVEPCRSDHWPLNDVRLFLNQYSASVHSLDGFRHQALWDRYMGTLRGCLLRLYHD from the exons ATGACCAGCGAGCTGGACATCTTCGTGGGGAACACGACCCTCATCGACGAGGACGTGTATCGCCTCTGGCTGGATGGTTACTCGG TAAGTGACGCAGTGGCCCTGAGGGTGCGCTCGGGAATCCTGGAGCAGACAGGCGCCACGGCAGCGGTGCTGCAGAGCGACACCATGGACCACTACCGTACTTTCCACATGCTCGAGCGCCTACTGCACGCACCGCCCAAGCTGTTGCACCAGCTAATCTTCCAGATCCCGCCCTCTCGACAGGCGCTGCTCATTGAGAG GTACTATGCCTTTGACGAGGCCTTTGTGCGGGAGGTCCTGGGCAAGAAGCTGTCCAAGGGCACCAAGAAAGACCTGGATGACATCAGCACCAAAACAGGCATCACCCTCAAGAGCTGCCGGAGACAA TTTGACAACTTTAAGCGAGTCTTCAAGGTGGTGGAGGAAATGCGGGGTTCCCTGGTGGATAACATTCAGCAACACTTCCTTCTGTCTGACCGGTTGGCCAG GGACTACGCAGCCATTGTCTTCTTTGCCAACAACCGCTTCGAGACAGGGAAGAAAAAACTGCAGTATCTGAGCTTTGGTGACTTTGCCTTCTGTGCTGAGCTCATGATCCAGAACTGGACCCTCGGAGCCGTCG ACTCCCAAGTGGATGACATGGACGTGGATCTAGACAAGGAGTTTCTCCAGGACTTGAAGGAGCTCAAAATGCTTGTGGCTGACAAGGACCTTCTGGACCTGCACAAGAG CCTGGTGTGTACTGCTCTTCGGGGAAAGCTTGGTGTCTTCTCGGAAATGGAAGCCAACTTCAAG AACCTATCCCGGGGGCTGGTGAATGTGGCTGCCAAGCTGACCCACAATAAGGATGTCCGAGACCTGTTTGTGGACCTTGTGGAGAAG TTCGTGGAACCCTGCCGTTCTGACCACTGGCCACTGAATGATGTGCGGCTCTTCTTGAATCAGTATTCAGCATCTGTCCACTCCCTAGATGGCTTCCG GCACCAGGCCCTCTGGGACCGCTACATGGGCACCCTCCGTGGCTGCCTCTTGCGCCTCTATCATGATTGA
- the CTSW gene encoding cathepsin W isoform X2 codes for MALTIYLSCLLALLVASLAHGIKRSLKNQDPGPQPLELKQVFVLFQIQYNRSYSNPEEYARRLDIFAHNLAQAQQLEEEDLGTAEFGVTPFSDLTEEEFGQFYGHQRMAGEAPSVGRKVGSEEWGEPVPPTCDWRKLPGIISPIKQQGNCRCCWAMAAAGNIEALWGIRYHQPVEVSVQELLDCGRCGDGCKGGFTWDAFITVLNNTIAWYLATKGPITVTINMKLLQHYQRGVIQAMHTTCDPQRVDHSVLLVGFGKSKSVAGRQAEGGSFRPRPHHPIPYWILKNSWGAEWGEEGYFRLHRGNNTCGITKYPVTARVDLRVKKRLVSCPP; via the exons ATGGCACTAACCATCTACCTTTCCTGCCTCCTGGCCCTGTTGGTGGCAAGCCTGGCCCATGGCATCAAGAGATCCCTCAAGAACCAG GACCCAGGTCCCCAGCCACTGGAGCTGAAACAGGTCTTTGTGTTGTTCCAGATCCAGTACAACCGGAGTTACTCAAACCCAGAAG AATATGCTCGTCGTCTGGACATCTTTGCACACAACCTGGCCCAGGCTCAGCAGCTGGAGGAGGAAGATTTGGGTACAGCCGAGTTTGGGGTGACTCCATTCAGTGACCTCACAG AGGAGGAGTTTGGCCAGTTCTATGGGCATCAGAGGATGGCTGGAGAGGCTCCCAGCGTGGGCAGAAAGGTAGGGTCTGAAGAGTGGGGGGAGCCAGTGCCTCCCACCTGTGACTGGAGGAAGTTGCCCGGCATCATCTCACCCATCAAGCAGCAG GGAAACTGCCGCTGCTGCTGGGCCATGGCAGCGGCAGGCAACATTGAGGCTCTGTGGGGCATCAGATACCACCAGCCTGTGGAAGTCTCTGTGCAGG AGCTGCTTGACTGTGGCCGCTGTGGGGATGGCTGCAAGGGCGGCTTCACCTGGGACGCATTCATAACTGTCCTCAACAACA CAATCGCCTGGTACCTGGCCACCAAAGGCCCCATCACTGTGACCATCAACATGAAGCTACTGCAG cATTACCAGAGGGGTGTGATCCAGGCCATGCATACCACCTGTGACCCCCAGCGTGTGGACCACTCTGTCCTGCTTGTGGGTTTTGGGAAGAGCAAGTCAGTAgcaggaaggcaggcagagggaggctcatTCCGGCCTCGTCCTCACCACCCAATTCCGTACTGGATCCTGAAGAACTCCTGGGGTGCTGAATGGGGTGAGGAG GGCTACTTTCGGCTGCACCGTGGGAACAATACGTGTGGCATCACTAAGTACCCAGTCACGGCCCGTGTGGACCTGCGGGTGAAGAAGCGCCTGGTGTCCTGTCCACCCTGA
- the CTSW gene encoding cathepsin W isoform X1, whose product MALTIYLSCLLALLVASLAHGIKRSLKNQDPGPQPLELKQVFVLFQIQYNRSYSNPEEYARRLDIFAHNLAQAQQLEEEDLGTAEFGVTPFSDLTEEEFGQFYGHQRMAGEAPSVGRKVGSEEWGEPVPPTCDWRKLPGIISPIKQQGNCRCCWAMAAAGNIEALWGIRYHQPVEVSVQELLDCGRCGDGCKGGFTWDAFITVLNNSGLASAKDYPFLGNTKPHRCLAKKYKKVAWIQDFIMLQGNEQAIAWYLATKGPITVTINMKLLQHYQRGVIQAMHTTCDPQRVDHSVLLVGFGKSKSVAGRQAEGGSFRPRPHHPIPYWILKNSWGAEWGEEGYFRLHRGNNTCGITKYPVTARVDLRVKKRLVSCPP is encoded by the exons ATGGCACTAACCATCTACCTTTCCTGCCTCCTGGCCCTGTTGGTGGCAAGCCTGGCCCATGGCATCAAGAGATCCCTCAAGAACCAG GACCCAGGTCCCCAGCCACTGGAGCTGAAACAGGTCTTTGTGTTGTTCCAGATCCAGTACAACCGGAGTTACTCAAACCCAGAAG AATATGCTCGTCGTCTGGACATCTTTGCACACAACCTGGCCCAGGCTCAGCAGCTGGAGGAGGAAGATTTGGGTACAGCCGAGTTTGGGGTGACTCCATTCAGTGACCTCACAG AGGAGGAGTTTGGCCAGTTCTATGGGCATCAGAGGATGGCTGGAGAGGCTCCCAGCGTGGGCAGAAAGGTAGGGTCTGAAGAGTGGGGGGAGCCAGTGCCTCCCACCTGTGACTGGAGGAAGTTGCCCGGCATCATCTCACCCATCAAGCAGCAG GGAAACTGCCGCTGCTGCTGGGCCATGGCAGCGGCAGGCAACATTGAGGCTCTGTGGGGCATCAGATACCACCAGCCTGTGGAAGTCTCTGTGCAGG AGCTGCTTGACTGTGGCCGCTGTGGGGATGGCTGCAAGGGCGGCTTCACCTGGGACGCATTCATAACTGTCCTCAACAACA GTGGGTTGGCCAGCGCAAAGGACTACCCATTCTTGGGGAACACCAAACCCCACAGGTGCCTGGCCAAAAAATATAAGAAGGTGGCCTGGATCCAGGACTTCATCATGCTGCAGGGCAATGAGCAGG CAATCGCCTGGTACCTGGCCACCAAAGGCCCCATCACTGTGACCATCAACATGAAGCTACTGCAG cATTACCAGAGGGGTGTGATCCAGGCCATGCATACCACCTGTGACCCCCAGCGTGTGGACCACTCTGTCCTGCTTGTGGGTTTTGGGAAGAGCAAGTCAGTAgcaggaaggcaggcagagggaggctcatTCCGGCCTCGTCCTCACCACCCAATTCCGTACTGGATCCTGAAGAACTCCTGGGGTGCTGAATGGGGTGAGGAG GGCTACTTTCGGCTGCACCGTGGGAACAATACGTGTGGCATCACTAAGTACCCAGTCACGGCCCGTGTGGACCTGCGGGTGAAGAAGCGCCTGGTGTCCTGTCCACCCTGA